The following proteins are co-located in the Dyadobacter chenwenxiniae genome:
- a CDS encoding ABC transporter permease, with protein MLKNYLKIAWRNLLKNKTFSLISILGLALGMACSLLIMLWVQDEIKMDRFHKNDARIFTVMENQFYSGVINTFAATPGILADHIVKDIPEIEMASQWLWEEAPVLAVGNTFDNEKGRYVQGDFLSIFSFDLSQGDAKTALKRPDGIVISQKIANKYFKGQDPIGKTIRVDNKDDVIVTGVLKEIPAYSSVKFDFLMSYDRWIKGNKWAEEWGNNGPRCVVLLDKNADIDKVNAKIKGYLKTKNKGSNIDLFLINYGQSYLYSKWDSGKQNGGRIEYVQLFTIVAIFILVIACINFMNLATARSVKRAKEVGLRKVVGAYKSSLVGQFMGESILITLLALAFALVLVAVLLPSFNALTEKQLSLNFFNPTLLILLLILTTITGVLAGSYPALFMSSLNPVVVLKGALKFKPSAAYFRQGLVVFQFGLSILLILSMIVVYRQIEFIQNKNLGFNKSNLLYISDVEKGMAKNFASFKQVLENEPGIQAVTVSQAGPMDYGSSTMGVSWPGKDTTQQMLFNVNPVGFDFVKTMGIQLLDGRDFNPAFGTDTSNYLVNEAAAKKIGYKDPVGKELTMWRKKGKIIGLMKDFHMGSLHVAIEPLIINLQPKTENWGAALILTEPGKTKLAIANTEKVFKQYNVGFPFKYHFADEEFGNLYKAETVVSKLSNYFAFLAIFISCLGLFGLAAFTAEQRTKEIGVRKVLGASVTNLVGMLSMDFVKLVAIAALIAFPIAGYFLQNWLEKYAYRIEMEWWYFLAAGIAALLIALFTVSFQAIKAALMNPVKSLRGE; from the coding sequence ATGCTCAAAAATTACCTTAAAATCGCCTGGCGGAACTTGTTGAAAAACAAGACATTCAGCCTCATCAGCATTCTTGGTCTTGCATTAGGAATGGCATGCAGCCTGCTCATTATGCTATGGGTCCAGGACGAAATTAAGATGGACCGCTTCCATAAGAACGACGCCCGGATATTCACTGTCATGGAAAATCAGTTCTATTCAGGCGTCATCAACACATTCGCTGCCACGCCCGGAATACTGGCTGATCACATCGTAAAGGACATACCGGAAATTGAAATGGCCAGTCAGTGGCTTTGGGAAGAAGCGCCCGTGCTTGCGGTAGGCAACACATTTGACAATGAAAAAGGGCGCTATGTTCAAGGGGATTTCCTGAGCATTTTCTCCTTCGATTTGAGCCAGGGCGATGCCAAAACAGCCTTAAAACGTCCCGATGGCATTGTCATTTCTCAAAAAATCGCTAACAAATATTTTAAAGGGCAGGATCCGATCGGCAAAACCATCCGCGTGGATAATAAAGATGATGTGATTGTAACCGGCGTCTTGAAGGAAATTCCGGCCTACTCATCCGTAAAATTCGACTTCCTGATGAGTTACGATCGCTGGATCAAAGGCAATAAATGGGCGGAGGAATGGGGGAACAATGGCCCGCGCTGCGTTGTCCTGCTTGATAAAAATGCAGACATAGATAAGGTAAATGCCAAGATAAAAGGTTACCTCAAAACCAAAAACAAAGGCAGCAACATTGATCTGTTCCTGATTAATTATGGCCAGTCTTATCTTTATTCGAAATGGGATTCGGGTAAACAAAATGGCGGGCGGATTGAATATGTCCAGCTTTTCACCATTGTCGCCATCTTTATTCTGGTTATTGCCTGCATTAATTTTATGAACCTTGCTACTGCCCGTTCGGTAAAAAGGGCCAAAGAAGTAGGTTTACGAAAAGTGGTAGGCGCTTATAAATCCAGCCTGGTGGGTCAATTTATGGGAGAGTCGATCCTCATTACGTTGCTTGCGCTGGCTTTTGCGTTAGTCCTGGTTGCCGTGTTGCTGCCTTCATTTAATGCGCTCACAGAAAAGCAGCTGTCCCTGAATTTCTTTAATCCGACATTGCTGATCCTGCTGCTCATTCTGACGACCATTACAGGTGTTTTGGCGGGTAGTTATCCTGCATTGTTTATGTCATCGCTCAATCCGGTGGTTGTGTTGAAAGGCGCGCTGAAATTCAAACCCAGTGCCGCGTATTTCCGGCAGGGGCTGGTCGTTTTTCAGTTTGGCCTTTCCATTCTGCTAATCCTGTCTATGATCGTTGTTTACCGTCAGATTGAATTTATACAAAACAAAAACCTCGGTTTTAATAAAAGCAATCTGTTGTATATCAGTGATGTAGAGAAAGGTATGGCTAAGAATTTCGCATCGTTCAAGCAGGTTCTGGAAAATGAACCCGGCATTCAAGCAGTTACCGTTTCTCAGGCAGGGCCTATGGATTATGGAAGTTCTACGATGGGCGTAAGCTGGCCAGGTAAGGACACTACGCAACAAATGCTGTTCAATGTAAACCCTGTTGGTTTTGATTTTGTAAAAACAATGGGTATTCAATTGCTGGATGGGCGGGATTTCAACCCTGCATTCGGGACTGATACTTCCAATTATCTGGTTAATGAAGCTGCCGCAAAAAAGATCGGCTACAAGGATCCGGTAGGAAAGGAGTTGACCATGTGGCGCAAAAAAGGGAAGATCATCGGACTCATGAAAGACTTTCACATGGGTTCACTTCACGTCGCTATCGAGCCGCTGATTATCAATCTCCAGCCCAAGACAGAGAATTGGGGCGCAGCACTCATTCTGACAGAGCCGGGAAAAACCAAACTTGCGATTGCTAACACGGAGAAGGTTTTTAAGCAGTATAATGTCGGGTTCCCGTTCAAATATCATTTCGCCGATGAAGAGTTTGGGAATCTATACAAAGCCGAAACAGTCGTCAGCAAGCTTTCTAACTATTTTGCTTTTCTCGCGATATTCATTTCATGCCTCGGGCTGTTCGGGTTAGCCGCTTTCACAGCAGAGCAGCGGACAAAGGAAATCGGTGTTCGAAAGGTGCTCGGCGCAAGCGTTACCAATCTGGTCGGGATGCTTTCAATGGACTTTGTAAAACTGGTCGCCATCGCCGCATTGATCGCCTTTCCGATTGCAGGTTACTTTTTACAAAACTGGCTCGAAAAATATGCTTACCGGATCGAAATGGAATGGTGGTATTTTCTGGCAGCAGGCATAGCAGCACTACTAATCGCATTATTCACAGTAAGTTTCCAGGCAATAAAAGCAGCATTAATGAACCCTGTGAAGTCCCTCCGGGGGGAGTAA
- a CDS encoding ABC transporter permease: protein MLQNYIKIAWRNLRKHKFYSFLNVFGLALGLASCLLITLYVLDELSYDKSFKHADRIHRINADIRFGGADMSLAVAPDPFAFTMKKDYPQIEQVVRLRNNGSLLVRRAEVAENFKEDHVVYADSTFFEVFSVPLLMGDAEKALRDPYTVVISASDAAKFFGDDNPMGKALIVDNADTYTVTGVMQDIPGQSHLCGVNMLLSMSSNAESRTGAWGSHNFNTYLLFKEGVDPREFEKNFETVLQKYTGKWLQSFMGASLDEMRKSGSYLRYTLVPLTKIHLHSDRTAEINANGNIQYVYIFAVVALFLLTIACVNFMNLATARSANRAKEVGVRKALGSERSSLVSQFLTESVMLSFFSLALAIILAYLTLPFFNNLASKQVDFPIGNVWFWVATLVTGGVVGVLAGSYPAFFLSAFKTLKVLKNSVELQGKGGYLRNALVVFQFVISVMLIVGTGVIYRQLNFIQTKKLGFNKDQMLIVNDAYALDNQVTSFKEQVMQLSNVASGTVTSYLPTPSSRTDNSFFPVGQMQQEKGVSMQNWAIDYDFVKTLGLEMVSGRPFQKEFPSDSTGIIINEAAAKVLGYADPIGKKIFGYKDQELKHRIDYTIIGVVKNFHFESLKKHIGALSLVLSRSNGTVVFKLDGGDMAQTIGQVEQLWKKMAPGQPFNYRFMDEDFNQVYRSEQQVGKIFITFAAISIIIGCLGLFGLSAYTAERRTKEIGVRKVLGASVANIVTLLSKEFLRLIIIAILIGTPIAWFGMNQWLNDFAYHVDLAWWMFLAAGAIAITIALLTVSFQSIKAALMNPVKSLRSE from the coding sequence ATGCTGCAAAATTACATCAAGATCGCCTGGCGGAATCTGCGTAAACATAAGTTTTACTCGTTTCTGAACGTCTTCGGCCTTGCATTGGGGTTGGCAAGTTGCTTGCTGATCACACTGTATGTCCTGGACGAGCTCAGTTATGATAAATCCTTCAAGCACGCCGATCGTATTCACAGGATTAATGCAGATATCCGTTTTGGCGGTGCAGACATGTCGCTTGCAGTGGCGCCTGATCCGTTTGCTTTTACAATGAAAAAGGATTACCCACAGATAGAACAGGTGGTGAGGTTACGGAATAACGGCAGTCTGCTCGTACGCCGCGCCGAGGTTGCAGAAAATTTTAAAGAAGATCACGTTGTTTACGCCGATTCTACTTTTTTCGAAGTCTTTTCGGTTCCGCTATTGATGGGTGATGCCGAAAAAGCGCTTAGAGATCCTTACACGGTCGTTATTTCGGCCAGCGATGCTGCTAAATTTTTTGGGGATGATAATCCGATGGGCAAAGCGCTGATCGTGGATAATGCTGATACATACACGGTTACAGGCGTCATGCAAGATATTCCCGGGCAATCACATTTGTGCGGGGTGAATATGCTGCTTTCCATGAGCTCCAATGCCGAAAGCCGAACCGGCGCGTGGGGCAGCCATAATTTCAACACCTATTTATTATTCAAAGAAGGTGTTGACCCAAGGGAATTTGAAAAGAATTTTGAAACCGTTTTGCAGAAGTATACGGGCAAGTGGTTGCAAAGCTTCATGGGCGCTTCGCTGGATGAAATGCGCAAATCGGGAAGTTACCTGCGCTATACACTCGTGCCGCTTACAAAAATTCATCTGCATTCCGACCGCACGGCGGAGATCAATGCCAATGGCAATATTCAGTACGTATATATCTTTGCGGTTGTTGCTTTATTCCTCCTCACCATTGCCTGCGTAAATTTTATGAACCTCGCTACGGCGCGCTCTGCGAACCGTGCAAAGGAAGTCGGCGTTCGCAAAGCATTGGGTTCTGAGCGCTCGTCGCTGGTTAGTCAGTTCTTGACAGAGTCGGTGATGTTGAGCTTTTTTTCACTCGCACTGGCCATTATTCTGGCATACCTCACACTTCCTTTTTTTAATAATCTGGCCAGTAAACAGGTTGATTTTCCTATTGGTAATGTTTGGTTTTGGGTTGCAACACTTGTCACCGGCGGCGTTGTAGGTGTTTTGGCGGGAAGCTATCCGGCATTTTTTCTATCCGCTTTTAAGACATTGAAGGTTTTGAAAAACAGCGTTGAGTTGCAGGGTAAGGGAGGTTATCTGCGCAATGCCCTCGTTGTTTTTCAATTTGTGATTTCCGTCATGCTCATTGTAGGCACGGGCGTAATTTACCGCCAGCTCAATTTTATCCAAACCAAGAAGCTAGGCTTTAATAAAGATCAAATGCTGATTGTGAATGACGCTTATGCGCTTGATAATCAGGTTACGTCATTCAAAGAGCAGGTGATGCAGCTTTCCAATGTGGCAAGCGGAACAGTAACCAGCTACTTGCCAACTCCTTCTTCCCGCACCGATAATTCCTTTTTCCCAGTTGGGCAAATGCAGCAGGAAAAAGGCGTTAGCATGCAAAACTGGGCGATTGACTATGATTTTGTTAAAACATTAGGACTGGAAATGGTGAGCGGGCGGCCATTTCAAAAAGAATTTCCGTCTGATTCAACCGGAATTATCATCAACGAAGCTGCTGCAAAAGTGCTCGGCTATGCCGATCCAATTGGGAAAAAAATATTTGGATATAAAGATCAGGAACTCAAACATCGCATTGATTATACAATCATCGGCGTTGTCAAAAATTTTCATTTTGAGTCTTTAAAAAAACACATAGGCGCACTCAGCCTTGTGCTTTCCCGCAGTAATGGAACCGTTGTTTTCAAGCTCGATGGCGGCGATATGGCTCAGACAATCGGCCAGGTTGAACAACTTTGGAAAAAGATGGCGCCGGGACAGCCATTCAATTACCGCTTCATGGACGAAGATTTCAACCAGGTTTACCGCAGCGAACAGCAAGTTGGGAAAATCTTTATCACTTTCGCAGCCATCTCCATTATTATCGGTTGCCTGGGATTATTCGGTTTATCCGCGTACACCGCTGAGCGTCGGACGAAGGAAATTGGTGTCCGGAAAGTGCTTGGAGCCAGCGTAGCCAACATTGTCACACTGCTTTCCAAAGAATTTTTAAGGCTTATCATCATTGCTATTTTGATCGGCACGCCCATCGCCTGGTTCGGGATGAACCAATGGCTTAACGATTTTGCCTATCATGTGGATCTGGCATGGTGGATGTTCCTGGCAGCAGGGGCGATAGCGATTACAATTGCATTGTTAACGGTGAGTTTTCAAAGTATAAAAGCCGCATTGATGAATCCCGTAAAAAGCCTGCGGAGCGAGTAG